CGCCTATTTTTGGCCCTATACAAGTCTTGTGGAGGTACAAAATTGTATCAACACGACCTGTTCTTCCACTTCGATCGATTGTAAAATAGTATTCAGTGATTCACCCCAAGGCTGAATTCATCTATAATTGCAGCGTTGACTGCATTGATTGAGGGGGCAGCCTTGAGGTTCGAGTTCAAGAAGAAGAAGCTTGAAGCTCTTTACACTGAGGAGAAAGATGCCCACAAATACCCAGGCGTTGTCGATGACTTCTTTGAGGTCATGCAAATTATTGATGCAGCTCCAGATGAACGAGAATTATATGCTCACAAAGGACTGAGATTTGAAAAGCTATCTGGCACACGAGGAAAACAGGGAGAGAGGTCTCTACGGCTAAATGACCAGTGGCGTTTGATTGTCATACTCCAAAAGGATGATGAGGGCAAAAGTCTTCTGATTATTGACATCGAAGACTACCACTGATGAGAGGGCGAGGGAAGGTAGTATGAGTCAGAATTTGAGACCAGCCAGAGTAGTACCACCAGGACGAATTTTAAGCAGAGAATTAGAGGCACGAGGTTGGACCCAGAAGGAATTAGCGGAAATTATTGGGCGTCCACCCCAGGTGATTAATGAAATTATTCGAGGGACTAAACAGATAACGCCTGAAACAGCACTAGAGCTATCCGCAGCCTTGGGCACATCTGCTGAGTTCTGGACAAATCTAGAAGCAAATTATCGGTTACACATAGCTAGAACAAAAAAAAATGATCCAGGCATTGCTCGAAAGAGTGCGTTGTACAGCCTTGCTCCAATCCAAGAACTAATCAAACGCAAGTGGATTCGAGCAGCGGACTCAACTGAGCAACTAGAGGTAGAAGTGTGCAACTTTTTAGGCATTTCTTCTTTGGATGAATTTCCTAAGTTGACCGTAAACTTCCGCCATGCCCAAGAGCGCAAACCAGAAGCCAACGCTCAAATTGCTTGGCTGAAGCGAGTGGAGTACTTAGCGAAGCAGCAAACTGTAGCTCCTTTTGATTTAGAAAAGCTTAAAGCCGCTATTCCAACCTTACTGACTCTTTCAGTAGAAGCAGAGGATGTAGCTAAGGTACCTCATTTTTTACTGGACTTAGGTGTTCACTTCTTGATCGTGCCTCATCTCAGCAAGACCTATATAGATGGGGCTGCTTTTTATCTCAATGGTCATCCTGTTGTTGTTTTAACTCTGCGCTATGACCGCATTGATGCGTTCTGGTTTACTCTCATGCATGAATTGGCACACATCATTGCTGGACATCAAGGTTTTCACGTGGATAACTTTGACGATCGCGATCTTGGCAGTGAAGAAGACGAAGCAAATCAACTTGCTTGTGATTGGTTGATTGAGTCAGCAGGCTTTACAAATTTTGTTGAGGAGACAAAGCCCTATTTCTCTAAGGAAGTAATTCAGCATTTTGCTCACCACTGTAGAAGACATCCAGGCATCGTTTTAGGACGTTTACACAAGGAAGAGTTGGTTAGCTACAAGAATCTTCGTCAGTTTCTTGTCAAGGTTAGTCCCTTCCTAACGGGATGGATTGACGAACCAGTTGCCAACGATAGCTAGCCAAAGCCTTCTGAAATCTAATAACTCAGCGATCGCTCTGACTGACATAGAAGGGGCGACCGCTGAATCACATCTTGCAATTCAATTACTTATTGGACTATTCGAATGTACATCCATAACTTAAAAGCTAGGCTTCATGAATGGAGGGATCGGCTCTACAACACAGATGCTTCTCAGCTCAAAAGAAATCTCAGCTTTTTTTTAAGCAAACTTAGAGAACAGCCAATACTCAATTCCATTTTGATAGAGCTGGATGCCGAAGCAGATTTGCTAGAGCAACATCCTAAAGAACGCATACGAAGTGCGCTACAGCAGAGTTTAATGTCTTGGCTGTTTGGTGATGACGATGTTAGTGAGACTCAAAGGGCAATCTATCACTACAATTTATTGAAGATAGTAGATGAAGACAATCATGGAAATTTTCATATTGACCCTTCTTATGAGCTTCCTAGAGATGGAGCTTCACGATCAGCAGTATTCGTTCAAAAGTATGTCGATCCATTAGTTCACTACCTCTCTGATCAGCTAGAGGAAACGAGTTCGGTTTTGTATCTCCTAGAAAAATACAAGAAGAGAAGTGAATGGTTTCTCCGGCGAGAGATCAGAGAGGTATACGAGGCGGACAGCAGTTCTTCAGAGAAGGTTCTAGATCAAGACTTAAGAAAGTTTTTATTCGACCAAGGGATTGACTACCCGTTCTCACAACCCGCTTCACCCGATGGAAAAGCGGATGTAGTAGGACTCTTACACACCCCAGATCCCCTTGTGCTTGAGGTTAAAATCGTTGATAGCAGCAAAAATTATTACAAAGATCGCATCATAGAGGGCTTCCAACAGATTGTTAGCTATGCCGATAACTACAATAAACCAATAGGCTATCTACTCGTTTTTAATATGAATGCTAGCGAAGTAGAGATAGTTACAAGCCAAAACAGCAACCAATGGCCCATTAGAATTAGTTTTGCTGGCAAGACCTATTTCATTATTATTGTTAACCTACCGCCGCTTGACACTGAAAGTGCTAGCAAAAGGGGGAGAGTACAAAAGGTCAGTGTGACCGAGGAAGAGCTGACGGCTGAAGTGCTTAAAGCTTAAGGGTGGCGATCGCACTTCAAACCCAGAAACACCCAAAAAGATGTCTGAATTCTGGACAGCTAATAAAGGCAATCGCTTGGCTAAGTTTTGGGCAACAGGTAAAGGTGAGCCTCGGCTCAACAATTTGGTTGTTTTCCCAATTTGAGAAAAGTTAAAGGGAGCGATCGCTTACATTCATCGTTGTCAGTATTCGTGCAAAGGTGCAAGAACCTGAAAAACATGCTGTTTAAACTGAAAGTGATTTCAGCAGCAAAACTAACGGAGGAAAAAGTGGCTTCAGAGTTCATTCAAGCATTTACCGCAGGCAAAAATGCCATAGACACAATTAAACTGCTCAAGCAATACGCCGATGAAGTAAAAGACGTTCAGAAGCGTGGCGAGTTTATGCGAATCATTGGCGAACTAAGTTTAGAGCTAGCCGAAACTCAGATGAGGCTGGCAGAGCAAATTCGAGAGAGCGATGGTCTGAAGGGAAGAATCAGCGATCTTGAGAAAGAAGTTGATAAACTCAAAAACCCAATCATTGAATTCACTCTCAAAAATGGCTTGTACTACACGCCTGAGGGTGATGGGCCGTTTTGCACGACTTGCTATGACAGCCAAAAACAAAAAATTCGTGTCTCTAAGATGCCAACCTTGGTCCAAGACCTTGGGAAGTACAAATGTGGAATCTGCAATACTATCTACCAATGATGAGGTCAAGCTTCTGAATCTAAAGTTTTAGGTAGCAACCTGTTCGCCTTAGCCTTGGGGCTATTAGTGGCATTATTGGCCAACATAGTCATAGAGCCAGCATCCTTCTCAATCGAGCGATCGGGAATGCAGCCGCTAAGAAGTCCCAAGGCTCCCACTCGTCATCGTTAGTCAGAATGTACTGCTCCCCTCCAATCATTTGGCTAGCAGTCACTAGTCTGAGCCGATGGGCTAAGTCGAACCATTCTTTGAATCCTGGTTCTGCGGCCTTGGTTGCTTTGGGATGCTCACTGCCTCCCAGTTTCCAGCATTGACTGATCGCATCTCTTAGCAAGCCGATCGGATTCCTGACTTCATGCCTGTCTCGATACTCAACGGCAGCAGCCAGAGCATCGTTCACTACTTCAAGCGGAGCTGCTAAAACCTCAGCCTTCAAAGGCGAAGTCAGCGGAAATCCTGCTTGTTCAATTTTTTCAAAAATTGCTTCGTGAGCGGCGGCGGAAGAATCGTCCTCTGCAACCTGTTCCACTTCTGACCCAGATGCTTCTAGAACGGGTTGAGACTGAACAGGAAGGGTAGTGCTTGCTGGCTTGGAATCTTCAGATCCTTCTACCCCTACAACAACAGGGAGGGCGGGTGGCTCCGTTGTTGTGGTGTCTCTTGAGGTCTCTAGAGTGGAATCTATTTCTATATGATCACCACTGGTTTGGGGGTTGATGACCTCTGAGTTAGGAGATGATGACCCTTCAACTTGGAGGTCATCTCCTAGATTTGCGAAATGAGACGGAGTCAGGGTTCTAGCCTGTTTTTGGGCGAGTGCTTGTTCAATAGCCTCTCGATTGAGTTGGTACTGGTAAGCTCGGTCATACTTCGCCTTGGGGTTGTTACGTCGCTTGAGGAGTTGCAGTTTGTTCGTCAGCTTGGCGAGGGCTTGGCGAATGGTTTCGATGCTGTACTCCTCAAATAGATGCTCTCGGATTTGCTCTAGAGTGAGCCTCACCCAGTCGTCAAGTTTGTGCTTGGCTTTCCATGCCTGCCAGCCCTCGATGATGGCGAGGATTTTAGCGGCGCAGTAGTTGCGCTGGGTGATCTGGACGTACTCTTTGCAGAGTTTGAGGTAAGTCAGGTTAGGGGAGGTGCTCATCGTAGCTGCACCTCCCGCAGCTCTAGGTCTGCTTCCTTTACGTCTTCAATGCCGCTACTCGTCGGGCTGTTGGGGTCTACCTCAACCAGGTAAGACCAGCCCACCCAGTCGAGGCTGTTGGACATCGCCTCAGACATGCGAGGGGTGAAGTATTGCAAGCCTCGGATGATGCCGTAGCCTTGGTCTTGCTCCCCCCACTGCACCTGTTGCCCAAACTGATACTTGGGTGGGGGTAGGTCTGAGGGGAGCAGGAACAAGCGGCTTTCTTGATGAAGTTGGTGCATTACTTGACCTCCCCCATTGAGTCACTCAGACGGCGATATTCTTTCTGGTCGATGCGGCCTTGCTCGTAGAGTTCGTCATACATCAAGCCAATAACGAGGCTAGACAGCCAGTGGTCGATGAGCTGCTTGCCTGCTTCTATTGCGGCTTGGGGTGAGGGGTGGTAACTGTTATTACTCATGAACTCGCCTTCTGAGGTGAGCACTTCATAGGTAAAGCCGCCTTCTTCCACAATGGGACAGAGGTACTGCGCTTTGTACACTTGACCGTAGAAGTGGAGGTACTTGGGCTGAATCAAGGTTGTGGCGATCGTCATGACTCATACTCCTGCTTAGTTCTGAGGGGCAATAAGCGCTGCATGCCTTTCTCGAAGGACACGCACAAGTGCTGGTATTCCTGCTGGTTCAAGTGGTGACTGTCTCGCAGCTCTCTCAGCAGTTGCTGCATGGTGCGGCTAGGGTTGGTCCAGGTGACGTAGTTCACACCTGCCTGAATTGCATCAGCGGCAGAGGCGAAGGCACCCACAATGGTGTTGAACTGCTGGTGCTGGGGATGCTTAGTCTTGGCACTCCAGCCTGCTTCGTCGAGGCTGACGCGGATGAGCCAGCCACGATAGGAAAATTCGATGACAGGATTCATGGCTTAGCTCTCCGGGTCTCTGGCAGGTAAGTGAGTGCGCCAACCTTGGTCGAAGGAGATGGCGAGGGCGTTGGATTCGAGCTGAGTGAGTTGATCTGCTTGGCGCAGTTCTTGCAGTGCTTGATGCACCGCAGAGCTAGGAGCGGCCCAAGTGACGTAGCTCAGAGCAGCTTGAAGGGCATCAGAGGCCATGAGAAAAGAGCCAGCCACAGTGCAAAACTGCTTCATACGAGGGTGTTGAGCTTGAGCCGTCCAACCTTGATCATCGGGAACGACGCGAATTAGCCAGCCCTGATAGGGAAAGTCAATGGCATTCTGCATGGCTCAATCCCCCATCACAGAATGAATGGCAGAGTCGAGAATGCTGAGGTCGTCAGCGGTGTAGACATTGACCATGCGAGTGGTGCCACCGACAAATTGCTCTCGCTTCTGAGGAGGGCGACCATGACGACCGCGATAAAAAGCAGCAGCAACCTGACCGATTCTGAGTAGTTGCTTTGTATTGGGGTTGTAGCCCAAGTCGAGACAGCGATCTGAGATGGGCACTTCTAAGCGCTTGGCCTGCTCTGGCTCTGCTGCGACTGCGGCTTCAATGGTTAGGGTTGAGTCAGCAGCTAGTAGACGCTCTTGAATCAGCAGGTTCATGAGCTGATCTTTGAGCAGCATCTTCTGACGGTCATCGAAGCCGCCGAGCTGATTGCCAATTTCTACCGCTTCTTTGAGGATGGTGAGGCGATCTGAGGAAGCGAGGGCTAAGGCAGGTGGAGGGGCCAAAGCAAGAACAACGTGCTCGACAACATCTAATAAGGATGTCCTCACCGCTTTGGCAATATCAGAGTCGCGCAGGAGCATGCCGAGGCGGAGGGCAGCGCGAGGCGTCCAGACGGTAAGATGCGGGGGAGTGGATGTAAGTGATAATAGATCACGTACCTCACTCAAAGCTTTGCCCTTTAAGGTTTTTAGCCCATCTGCTTCAAACTCATCGCGATAGCTCCTGAGCAACTGACGAGCATTGTCGGCGGAGATTTCATAAAACTCTGCAACTTGCTCTGTAGTCGCAAGCCCTACTCCCTGCCACAAGGCAAAGAATAGGGCTTTAGTTTTGTTCAGTACTTCAGTCGCGCGGTCATGAGAGACCTGCGCTAGCTGATTGTTGCGTGCCGATTTAGACTCCACTAACACGGAGTCGGATACGATATTCATGGCTTCACCTTGGTTAATTGCTGGAGGTGGAGTACAGAGGCGGTCGCCAAACTTTGGTCGGGGCGGCGATCGCTTCTAAAGTGGATGGCAATGGTCTAGAGCTACAAAGACTACAAAACTATTCAGCTAGCCTAAAAAACTATTGGCCTTAACCTCCAAATTTTTTTAAGGTGGTACTTTTCCACTGAACTAAAACTTCGCCATCCAAGGCGGCAATTATATCCATGAAGGTTTCCAGGGTTGGATTCCCATCATCAGATATTGCCTTAGCAAGCATATTGCGGCGGTTAACTGGAGTAGCAGACTGATCCCCCTTTGCTTGTCTAATTTCGCAGTAGCGACGGTTAAGGGCTGCAAGGTCAAGTCCTAACTCCTCCATTCGTTCTCTAATCATCGACATATCCATCCCTACATGCCCTCATAAGCATAGAAATAAGCTTATGAGGGCATAGCTGTGGTTTGCAACAGCCTCGGTTAAGCGATCGAGAACCGATTCTATGTGGTGAGGCTGTATAAGCCCCAATGTAGACCATAAAAAACTTATTTGCAAGCCATAAAAAGCATTGACTATGCCATAAAAAGCATATAGTATTTAAAACAAGAGGTGGTAGAGCCGTCTGGACAACTTCTCTACCACCTCTGAAATCAACCCTTAAGCAAAGGTCTTGAAACTATGCTACTCCAAACCCTAGAAACCGCTCAAGACGAGCGGGGTTCCGGTCGTGTTCAGGCAACTGCCCAACTAGAACTCGAAACCTATTTAGAGGATCAAGTTCGCTCCATTGCTCCCGCTAAAATTGACAGCCTCAACATCACCGACGGTTACACCTACCTCTCAGTGATGGATGAGGATCGCCCCATCAAGAAGCAGCCCATCCGCTTAATCATTCAACTCGAAGACTGCCAAGGTAATGAGCGCTTAGTTGATCTGGTCACTAATAATGACCGCTTCGCCTTCATCACTCGGATCATCCGCAATCACTTCGATGCTTGCTGGAAGATTAACGAGACCTGGTTGCCTGAGGATGGTTGCCCCTTCTAGATGACAAAAAACGATCGCTCCTTTATGTGCGGAAGGGGCGATCGCCTAACAAGGAAATTTGCTCCTTTACCCTACCTCGGATGACTCTGGAGCCACATCCGTGCTCTCGCCCGACACTTCTTCTCTCCATCATTCATGAACTCAGAACAGCGACACCAAGCCGCGATCGCCTTTACCTTAGTGCTCGTTCTGTTGCTCTCTGGTATCGGTGAACCGCAACAAGCTTTACCCAGATACACACTCCCCTACGGAAACATCCAACCATGAACTTACAAGACTACCCCCAAGCCATTGCCCAAGCCTCAACCCTCGTTAATGATCTGGAATTTCAAATCAACCAAACCAAACGAGTGGTCACGGCAACAGAGAGCAGAGTTGATTCTCAAATTGCCTTTGGTGACTTCAAGAATGATCCCCAGCGCAAAGCCGCACGATTTGATCTACTCCACACTGATGCTGACTATCAGGGAGCACTCCATAACCTCGGCCAATTAATCGCAGCTAAGGCCAAGGCAATGGTTGAGCTAGAGCTAGTTAGAAATCAATATTCAGTCGCGAAGATTGAGGCGAGAGCCGAGATGGTAAGGCAGATTGCTGCTTTAGATTGCGCTGAATTTGTTGGCTTGTAGTTTCCCCAATTGGGGAAAAGCTCAAAATCCGAACTGTTCGGAATTTGGATGAGAGGCGATCGCTGCTCTCGGTTTTGAAAATTCGGAAATTTTCCGTTTTTGGCTGGAGGGGCGATCGCTACCCTCAAGCCTCCATACTCCGCAAATTGCGGATTTTGAACGGGCGATCGCTCTACCTCACTGGAATAGGTGATGAGGGGGCGATCGCAACTAAAGATTATGACCAATTTCCATTAGGAGTAATCAATGACAGAACTTCAAAGGGCTGCAATCGCAACTGGCCTCTGGGTCTTTGCGGCTGGGTGCATACTCGGCGGGAAGTACCTACAAAACGACACCCTCAGGAACGTTGGCTATGGGGGAGGGGTGGTTATGGCCCTGTTTATGGTGACAGACGTTATTCACATGTCTCGAAAAGGTAAGTAGGGGCGATCGCTACCCTCAACGTTCCATAATCCGAAAATTTCGGATTTTGAGCATAGGAGCGATCGCTACTTCCAAACTCCATACTCCACAATTTGTGGATTTTGAGCGGGCGATCGCTCTTCATCTCTACCAAAGGGCGATCGCCTGATTCTCAGAGTTTTTGACACATAAGGAGTCATTTTGAGTAACTTAGATCCCTTGGAATTTGATCCCAATAAGTTTTACCTTGGAAGACTTTGCAAAAGAGGACACAACTGGCAGGAAACAGGGAGAAGCCTAAGAGCTAAGTACAGTCGTGGTTATGGCGATTGTGTAGAGTGCGCTAAAGTCTGCGCAAAAGCTAATTACGAAGCCAATAAAGAGGAAGATAATCGACGCTCAAAGGCGTGGAGAGAAGCAAACCCGGATAAAGTGCGAGCGAGCGGTAAAGCCTACCGAGAAGCCAATAAGGACAAAATAAAAGCTTATCGGGAAGCAAACAAAGAACGGAAAGCAGAGCAATGGAAACAGTACCACATTGCCAATAGGGAGGAGCGCAACGCAAAGCAAAGAGCGTTTAATGCGACCGAGGAAGGCAAGCGTTATAACCGAAACTGGCAAAGGCGCTATCTAAAGACTCCTCAAGGTAAGCTCTACGATCGCAAAGCAAAATTCAAGCGTCGAGCACGTAAGAAGGGCGTTCACAATCATCAGTACAGCTCAGCTCAAGTCAATGAATTACTCACCGTCTTTCATCAGCGTTGTGCCTACTGTGAATCTGAAGAGAGGCTAACACTAGACCACTTCATCCCTATCTTTAGTGGGGGACCAGATTGCTTAGGAAATCTAGTCATCGCCTGTCATACCTGTAATTCCTCCAAGAAAAATCATGACCCTCGCGAATGGTTCATGAAGCAACCGTTCTTCGATCAAGAGCGCTGGTTAAAAATCCTAAAACTGCTCGGTAAAACAGAGGCAAACTACCGTCAAATACCGCTGTTCTAAAGGGTGGGAATGATGGCTCAGACGCCTTATGGGCACCCCCCGCAGGCAATGCCAAGGGGAAACAAGAGTAACCATCATTCCCTCACGGTAGAGACTGTTCAATGGCACCTACAAGAATTGCAGACATTTTGGTCCCTGAGATTTGGACTCCATTTATGCAGGAGCAGAGCCGCGAAAAGAGCGCTTTGTTCCAATCTGGCATCATTCGCACCTCTGACGAACTTACTGACCTAGCTGAAGGCGGCGGTAACACCGTCAATATGCCTTTCTTCCAAGACCTCAACGGCGACTCTGAAGTTTTGAGCGACACCAGCCCCCTGACGGTGAACAAAATCACCAGTGGCAAAGACGTTGCCGTCAAGCACTATCGCGGTAAAGTCTGGGGCTCCAATGACCTAGCTCAAGCACTATCCGGCGCTGACCCAATGGCCGCGATCGCTGACCTCGTTGCAGGCTGGTGGGGTCGTGATATGCAAAAGACCTTGATTTCTACCCTGAAAGGTATGTTTGCAGCAACCTCGATGGCAACGACTCACGTTCATAGCATCGCGATCGAGGACGGCAACGCAGCGACCAGTGCCAACAAAATCACGGCAGAATCCACGATTGATGCCTTCGATAAGTTGGGCGACGAAACCAACGCTTTGAACGCGATCGCCATGCATTCCAAGCTGTACAACTCTCTGCTCAAGCAGAACTTAATCGAGTTTGTGCAGTTCTCTGAGCAGGGCCAGCAAATTACTCAGTACCTGGGCCGCACCGTCATCATTGATGACAACATGCCCCGTGTTGCGGGCACTACCTCTGGCTTCAAATATACCTCTTACTTGTTCGGTGCTGGCTCTGTGGCATTCGGAGAGGGAGACCCCAAGACTCCTGTAGAAACCGATCGCGATAGCTTGCAAGGCGAAGACTACCTAGTCAACCGTCGTCATTTCATCCTGCACCCCGTTGGCGTGAAGTGGCAGGGCAACGTTACTGGCGCTTCTCCCACTAATGCCGAGCTATCTACTGGCACTAATTGGGCGCGAGTTTACGAACCCAAGAATGTGAAGGTCGTCGCACTTGTAACCAACGGCTAGGAGAAGCAATGTCAATCACTGCATTTAATCGGATGCGTCGCCTCGCTGCCGAGCAAGCTGCTCAGGCTGAAGCGGAACAAGCACAGGCGATCGCCCCGGATGTTCCAACTCCCACTTCAACTCCCGAAACTTCCACTCCTGAAGTTCCGCCTACTCCTCCCGCTGAGCCAGCACCTCAGCCTAAACCCGCCGCACGGAAAGCAAGCTAATGCCTTTTGCCTCGACTACTCGCGATCGCGTCATGGGAGCTTTAGAGCTTCCGGTCACTGTCTACTATGTTCAGCGTGTTCAGGATGCTCTGAATCATGCAGAGGTGCATGGTGGCGAGGATGCGGTATCGCGGATTGAGGGGTATCTGGATAAGTACGAGACTCAAGAATCTGCCTTAGATCAGGGAGCGGATCAAGCTGGCCTAATCAAGGCAGATGTTTTGGAGTGGTCGGTGGGCGGCAAAACGCAGGGCTACAAGGCGGCGATCGCTCGACTGCGAAAGCAAATTGCTAAGGCTCTGTTGCTCGATAGTTTGGTGAGAGGTAATGGCGTGAGGCTGATCCGATGAGTGGTTCACCATTTGCCGCGATCGCCAACGCTACTATCACCTTCCAAATCCCTGCCAGAGGCGCTGCCACAACCGACGATGTGGGCAACGTTGTACTCACAACCGCCCCTCTCAAAGTTGTGGCCTACCTCAAAAAACTCAACCTACAGTCAGCCTCTCGGATTCGGCCTCTGCCTGGATTGGATGACAAGTCCATCTACTACGAAGGCTATGCAATCAACCCCATGCGTTTACCCGCAGAGATCAAGGTGGGGATGAAGGCTCCAGTAATGATGGGGCGCGATTCTGGATTTTTCTTAATTAATGAAATCAATGCTGATTTTGGCTCAGACGGTATCGGGGCACTTTTAGAAGCCGCTGCTGGCACCAAGATTGCTGGTTGGTTCATGTACTAATGGTTTGAGCTATGGGTAACGGCGGCTTTGATTTAGTTGATAACTATGCCATTCATCAGGGTGCGGGGTTTGGCTTTGCGATTCTGTATCCCGGTGATATTACGTCTTGGACATTCAAGGGTGAGGTTCGCAAGGGCGAGAGCATGACCAGCGATTTGCTGGCCTCTTTTGTCTTTGGAGCTGCAACCTATGACGGTAGCAAAACCACCGTTCCCGTTTCACTGCCTCATGCCCAAACCCTGACGCTGAGACCCACTCTTGGCTCAAGTCGCTATTTTTACGATGTGATTGGCTTTCCACCCGTCGCCGATCCGGTTTGGATTACGGGAGGGCAAACCCAGGTTAAAGCAGGAGTGACAGAAATCAATGTCTGATTTTGTGATTCAGGTTTTACCGGAACCAACCATTATTGAGATTGCTGAGATTGGAGTGCAAGGCCCACCGGGATTTGACGCAGTTTGGGGCACGATCGCTGGCACACTATCAAGCCAGTCCGACTTACAAGCAGCTCTTGACAGCAAAGAGAGCCTAGGTGCGGCGGCAAGCGCGATCGCTTCTCACCTCACTTCAACCCCTCACCTCACCTCAGCAGAGGTACAAGCGCTGATTGATGGTGGCAATTTTGCGCCCGCAGTTCATCAACATGCGATCACGGATATTGCCAACCTACAGCCAGCACTGAGTAGCAAAGAAAATGTGGGGGCTGCATCTGCTGCTGTCACTGCTCACGAGGCAGCTTATCCTCATGCTGATTTTGTTACTGATGCAGAGCTGAGTGCGGCGATCGCCAGCAGAATTAGTTCTGCCGAGAAAGGC
This region of Trichocoleus desertorum NBK24 genomic DNA includes:
- a CDS encoding type II toxin-antitoxin system RelE/ParE family toxin, with product MTALIEGAALRFEFKKKKLEALYTEEKDAHKYPGVVDDFFEVMQIIDAAPDERELYAHKGLRFEKLSGTRGKQGERSLRLNDQWRLIVILQKDDEGKSLLIIDIEDYH
- a CDS encoding HigA family addiction module antitoxin, which translates into the protein MSQNLRPARVVPPGRILSRELEARGWTQKELAEIIGRPPQVINEIIRGTKQITPETALELSAALGTSAEFWTNLEANYRLHIARTKKNDPGIARKSALYSLAPIQELIKRKWIRAADSTEQLEVEVCNFLGISSLDEFPKLTVNFRHAQERKPEANAQIAWLKRVEYLAKQQTVAPFDLEKLKAAIPTLLTLSVEAEDVAKVPHFLLDLGVHFLIVPHLSKTYIDGAAFYLNGHPVVVLTLRYDRIDAFWFTLMHELAHIIAGHQGFHVDNFDDRDLGSEEDEANQLACDWLIESAGFTNFVEETKPYFSKEVIQHFAHHCRRHPGIVLGRLHKEELVSYKNLRQFLVKVSPFLTGWIDEPVANDS
- a CDS encoding DNA-binding protein, yielding MNIVSDSVLVESKSARNNQLAQVSHDRATEVLNKTKALFFALWQGVGLATTEQVAEFYEISADNARQLLRSYRDEFEADGLKTLKGKALSEVRDLLSLTSTPPHLTVWTPRAALRLGMLLRDSDIAKAVRTSLLDVVEHVVLALAPPPALALASSDRLTILKEAVEIGNQLGGFDDRQKMLLKDQLMNLLIQERLLAADSTLTIEAAVAAEPEQAKRLEVPISDRCLDLGYNPNTKQLLRIGQVAAAFYRGRHGRPPQKREQFVGGTTRMVNVYTADDLSILDSAIHSVMGD
- a CDS encoding HNH endonuclease; translated protein: MSNLDPLEFDPNKFYLGRLCKRGHNWQETGRSLRAKYSRGYGDCVECAKVCAKANYEANKEEDNRRSKAWREANPDKVRASGKAYREANKDKIKAYREANKERKAEQWKQYHIANREERNAKQRAFNATEEGKRYNRNWQRRYLKTPQGKLYDRKAKFKRRARKKGVHNHQYSSAQVNELLTVFHQRCAYCESEERLTLDHFIPIFSGGPDCLGNLVIACHTCNSSKKNHDPREWFMKQPFFDQERWLKILKLLGKTEANYRQIPLF
- a CDS encoding major capsid protein; the encoded protein is MAPTRIADILVPEIWTPFMQEQSREKSALFQSGIIRTSDELTDLAEGGGNTVNMPFFQDLNGDSEVLSDTSPLTVNKITSGKDVAVKHYRGKVWGSNDLAQALSGADPMAAIADLVAGWWGRDMQKTLISTLKGMFAATSMATTHVHSIAIEDGNAATSANKITAESTIDAFDKLGDETNALNAIAMHSKLYNSLLKQNLIEFVQFSEQGQQITQYLGRTVIIDDNMPRVAGTTSGFKYTSYLFGAGSVAFGEGDPKTPVETDRDSLQGEDYLVNRRHFILHPVGVKWQGNVTGASPTNAELSTGTNWARVYEPKNVKVVALVTNG